A region of Brevundimonas sp. NIBR10 DNA encodes the following proteins:
- a CDS encoding TrbI/VirB10 family protein yields MTSFQDTPHNPDDVDSSAASGVGPEVRPDITSKAKAPPPGLSMRAPRPPVTRLRKSVVQTIVIGGVILVSGSLAWAFVVQPELRDSARLRAVQGREDQARGSVRPSEAVTDQPATYDRLPEPRNGAGPETAEPGVPPPPPAPARYSAGYAPSRTTRATGPSPGDQAARSGLFFEGSSTGAGPAPRAPAGSATAGARADAADVGATYNGHTLTAPLSPYELKAGAIIPAVLLTGVDTARAGPVVATVSQNVYDTVSGHHLVLPQGTRLIGRHEGESAYGDRRAFLTWDRLILPNGKSLVLTGEPGVDAQGAVGVRGQVDRRLFPLLVGTLFAGAITTLGQIARDGDGEGSGGLLGDAGDAAAIEGSQVGGRLVDRELDVRPSIRLRAGAPVRVMITRDLILEPYQP; encoded by the coding sequence ATGACCTCGTTCCAGGATACCCCCCACAATCCCGACGACGTCGATTCCTCGGCAGCGTCCGGCGTCGGCCCTGAGGTCAGACCCGACATCACCAGCAAGGCCAAGGCGCCGCCGCCTGGCCTGTCGATGCGGGCGCCGCGGCCGCCGGTCACCCGGCTGCGCAAGTCGGTCGTCCAGACGATCGTGATCGGCGGCGTGATCCTCGTCTCCGGCTCCCTGGCCTGGGCCTTCGTCGTCCAGCCGGAACTGCGCGACAGCGCCCGGCTCCGCGCCGTTCAAGGCCGGGAGGACCAGGCCCGGGGCTCCGTTCGGCCCTCCGAAGCGGTCACCGACCAGCCGGCGACCTATGACCGGCTGCCCGAGCCGCGCAATGGGGCCGGGCCCGAGACGGCTGAGCCGGGTGTTCCGCCGCCGCCGCCCGCGCCGGCCCGGTATAGCGCCGGTTATGCGCCATCGCGGACGACCCGGGCGACCGGGCCCAGTCCGGGCGACCAAGCGGCGCGATCGGGCTTGTTCTTCGAGGGGTCGTCGACCGGGGCCGGTCCTGCCCCGCGTGCCCCGGCGGGTTCAGCGACGGCCGGCGCTCGTGCGGACGCTGCGGACGTCGGCGCCACCTATAATGGACACACCCTGACGGCGCCGCTGTCGCCCTATGAGCTGAAGGCCGGCGCGATCATTCCTGCGGTCCTGTTGACCGGGGTGGACACCGCGCGCGCCGGGCCGGTCGTCGCGACGGTCTCGCAGAACGTCTATGACACCGTCAGCGGCCACCATCTCGTCCTGCCCCAGGGGACCCGGCTCATCGGCCGTCATGAGGGCGAAAGCGCCTACGGCGACCGACGCGCCTTCCTGACCTGGGACCGGCTGATCCTGCCCAACGGCAAAAGTCTCGTCCTCACCGGCGAGCCCGGCGTAGACGCGCAGGGCGCGGTCGGGGTTCGGGGCCAGGTCGATCGGCGGCTATTCCCCTTGCTGGTCGGGACCCTGTTCGCCGGCGCGATCACCACCCTCGGTCAGATCGCACGCGACGGCGATGGCGAGGGTTCAGGCGGCCTGCTCGGCGACGCCGGGGACGCCGCCGCCATTGAGGGCTCCCAGGTCGGGGGGCGGCTCGTGGACCGGGAGCTGGACGTCCGGC